One genomic region from bacterium encodes:
- a CDS encoding cupin domain-containing protein, with protein MKLVVTGHDAEGRSIFQHAGEPPRTTSPGSFELWSTKGPPSVPDATPAESPAQIGYFAVEGETSFKIVTVPPTKDRPEGHGDFELPPEIARYFDPDDPEMHTTDTIDYVIIVSGAAELELDDGRKELVQQGDCVVQRGTKHAWRVLGDEPLVLGATMIGAKRE; from the coding sequence ATGAAGCTCGTCGTGACCGGCCACGATGCCGAAGGCCGATCCATCTTTCAGCATGCCGGCGAACCGCCGAGGACGACCTCGCCCGGAAGCTTCGAGCTCTGGTCGACGAAGGGCCCGCCGAGCGTCCCGGACGCGACCCCCGCCGAATCGCCCGCACAGATCGGCTACTTCGCCGTGGAGGGCGAGACGAGCTTCAAGATCGTGACCGTCCCGCCGACGAAGGATCGTCCCGAGGGCCACGGTGACTTCGAGCTACCGCCGGAGATCGCCCGCTACTTCGACCCCGACGATCCGGAGATGCACACGACCGACACGATCGACTACGTGATCATCGTGAGCGGCGCCGCGGAGCTCGAGCTCGACGACGGGCGGAAGGAGCTCGTCCAGCAGGGCGACTGCGTCGTCCAGCGCGGCACGAAGCACGCCTGGCGGGTCCTCGGAGACGAGCCGCTCGTGCTGGGCGCGACGATGATCGGCGCCAAGCGGGAATAG
- a CDS encoding SDR family oxidoreductase has product MAEAGRRAFVTGGTRGIGKSICREFARAGFDVAFTGRTLHEGEGREEDEQGNATPLEGSLESTRAEVEAFGREALPIQLDLLDPESVDAGARTALDAWRGVDVLVNNAMYEMGRYTNAWIKDTPMEEFAAKIQANFLAPIALVKRFLPGMIERGGGRVINLSTRHNYQKQGGPPGQGGAGVSYNCSKAACGKIADGLAAEHDRDGIVAFDLDPGPVMTERFHTQGHRLGYPKTLFCPVEVPAVAALWLATEDEAAEYNGQHFMAQEFVRQRGLWEDWESVLPMNRGWTPTAILDWREPRGR; this is encoded by the coding sequence ATGGCGGAGGCGGGACGCCGCGCGTTCGTGACGGGCGGGACGCGGGGGATCGGCAAGAGCATCTGCCGCGAGTTCGCGCGCGCGGGCTTCGACGTCGCGTTCACGGGCCGGACCCTGCACGAGGGGGAAGGGCGGGAAGAGGACGAGCAGGGCAATGCGACGCCCCTCGAAGGCAGCCTCGAATCGACGCGCGCCGAGGTCGAGGCCTTCGGCCGCGAGGCGCTTCCGATCCAGCTCGATCTGCTCGATCCGGAATCCGTCGACGCCGGCGCACGGACGGCCCTCGACGCCTGGCGCGGGGTCGACGTCCTCGTCAACAACGCGATGTACGAGATGGGTCGCTACACGAACGCCTGGATCAAGGACACGCCGATGGAAGAGTTCGCGGCGAAGATCCAGGCCAACTTCCTGGCGCCGATCGCCCTGGTGAAGCGTTTCCTGCCCGGGATGATCGAGCGCGGCGGCGGGCGGGTCATCAACCTCTCCACCCGGCACAACTACCAGAAGCAGGGGGGGCCGCCGGGGCAGGGTGGGGCGGGCGTGTCCTACAACTGCTCGAAGGCGGCCTGCGGGAAGATCGCCGACGGGCTCGCGGCGGAGCACGACCGCGACGGGATCGTCGCCTTCGACCTGGATCCCGGCCCCGTCATGACCGAGCGCTTCCACACCCAGGGCCACCGGCTCGGCTACCCGAAGACGCTCTTCTGCCCGGTCGAAGTTCCCGCGGTGGCCGCGCTCTGGCTGGCGACCGAGGACGAGGCGGCCGAGTACAACGGCCAGCACTTCATGGCGCAGGAGTTCGTCCGGCAGCGCGGGCTCTGGGAAGACTGGGAGAGCGTGCTGCCGATGAACCGCGGCTGGACGCCGACGGCGATCCTCGACTGGCGCGAGCCGCGGGGGCGCTGA
- a CDS encoding 6-phosphofructokinase, translated as MATFGIVVGGGPAPGINGVISAATLAARANGSRVVGCIQGFEWLMQGDIEHVIDLDEEAVNRIHELGGSVLRTSRANPTKDPANLDRVIDSLDRLGVDHLISIGGDDTCFSARTVAEAAGERLKVVHVPKTIDNDLPLPPGVPTFGFESARATASSVLSTLREDARTSGRWFIITMMGRNAGHLALGAAHAANATLAVVAEEYGDRKLRLEELARRVEGTILKSTAEGRPHGVIVLAEGLGESIDPDDLAHLPDLPRDEHGHLRLAEFPLGRLVRERVQDALGEHGIKATIVLKDVGYECRCVAPCAYDQEYTRELGAGAVATLLAGTGHVMITRQNGRIVPIPFDELIDPKTGKTPVRMLDTTTEGFATAMKLQTRLAAGDLEDGPGAESIAAATKLDLEALRARFA; from the coding sequence ATGGCGACGTTCGGAATCGTGGTCGGTGGAGGACCGGCGCCGGGAATCAACGGCGTGATCAGCGCAGCGACGCTCGCCGCTCGCGCGAACGGGTCTCGTGTCGTCGGCTGCATCCAGGGCTTCGAGTGGCTCATGCAGGGCGACATCGAGCACGTGATCGACCTCGACGAAGAAGCCGTGAACCGGATCCACGAGCTCGGCGGCTCCGTGCTTCGCACGTCCCGCGCCAACCCGACGAAGGATCCCGCGAACCTCGACCGGGTGATCGACTCCCTCGACCGGCTCGGCGTCGACCACCTGATCTCGATCGGCGGCGACGACACCTGCTTCTCGGCGCGAACCGTCGCCGAGGCGGCGGGGGAAAGACTGAAGGTCGTCCACGTCCCGAAGACGATCGACAACGACCTCCCGCTCCCGCCCGGCGTCCCGACCTTCGGCTTCGAGAGCGCCCGCGCCACGGCGAGCAGCGTGCTCTCGACGCTCCGCGAAGACGCGCGCACGTCGGGTCGCTGGTTCATCATCACGATGATGGGCCGCAACGCCGGACACCTCGCCCTCGGTGCCGCCCATGCCGCGAACGCGACCCTCGCGGTGGTCGCCGAGGAATACGGCGACCGCAAGCTCCGCCTCGAAGAGCTCGCCCGTCGCGTCGAGGGCACGATCCTGAAGAGCACCGCCGAGGGCCGCCCCCACGGCGTGATCGTGCTCGCCGAGGGTCTCGGCGAATCGATCGATCCGGACGACCTCGCCCACCTGCCCGATCTGCCCCGAGACGAGCACGGCCACCTGCGCCTCGCCGAGTTCCCCCTCGGCCGCCTCGTCCGCGAGCGCGTCCAGGACGCCCTCGGCGAGCATGGCATCAAGGCGACCATCGTCCTCAAGGACGTGGGCTACGAGTGTCGCTGCGTCGCCCCGTGCGCGTACGACCAGGAGTACACCCGGGAGCTCGGCGCCGGCGCGGTCGCGACCCTGCTCGCGGGAACCGGCCACGTCATGATCACTCGCCAGAACGGGCGGATCGTGCCGATCCCCTTCGACGAGCTGATCGATCCGAAGACGGGCAAGACGCCGGTCCGGATGCTCGACACGACCACCGAGGGATTCGCGACGGCGATGAAGCTGCAGACGCGACTCGCGGCCGGCGACCTCGAAGACGGCCCCGGCGCCGAGTCGATCGCGGCGGCGACGAAGCTCGACCTCGAAGCGCTGCGCGCCCGCTTCGCCTAG
- a CDS encoding nucleotidyltransferase family protein: MSEDAGYVAIVLAAGASRRMGEGRNKLLEAVDGRALVAHAVDAFVAAGLQRIVVVIGHEADRVRASLAGRPGVEFVVNVDWADGMGCSLAAGARHLIETESTPVAGVFVTVGDLPGLPPAAIEAARAAHAAAPAAEAICLPSHAGRDGHPVLFGRDHLEGLAELAGDRGARAIVQANEANVRRVAVESDGIFCDVDTPDDLARARGAS, from the coding sequence GTGAGCGAGGACGCGGGCTACGTCGCGATCGTGCTCGCGGCGGGGGCTTCGCGTCGAATGGGCGAGGGGCGGAACAAGCTCCTCGAAGCGGTCGACGGTCGCGCGCTCGTCGCGCACGCGGTCGATGCGTTCGTCGCCGCCGGTCTCCAGCGGATCGTCGTGGTGATCGGGCACGAGGCGGATCGCGTTCGCGCGAGCCTCGCCGGTCGGCCGGGTGTCGAGTTCGTCGTGAACGTCGACTGGGCCGACGGAATGGGGTGCTCCCTCGCCGCCGGCGCACGTCATCTGATCGAAACGGAGAGCACGCCGGTCGCAGGGGTCTTCGTCACGGTCGGCGATCTCCCGGGGCTGCCCCCCGCGGCGATCGAGGCGGCTCGCGCCGCGCATGCCGCGGCCCCCGCGGCAGAGGCCATCTGCCTTCCGAGCCATGCCGGTCGCGATGGCCATCCGGTGCTCTTCGGACGGGACCACCTCGAAGGACTCGCGGAGCTCGCAGGCGATCGCGGCGCGCGGGCGATCGTGCAGGCGAACGAAGCGAACGTCCGTCGCGTGGCCGTGGAGAGCGACGGGATCTTCTGCGACGTCGACACGCCCGACGATCTGGCCCGCGCGCGCGGGGCCTCCTAG
- a CDS encoding phytanoyl-CoA dioxygenase family protein yields the protein MAASEEIGRDTQFGTYRGAGLPWVDFDAFHQEELPRRLEEGVNEQVAWDVAGRDPISIGLPDGRFYTYRCREGRILVEPGQAKDARTILEIVDHESWLDYLYEFRTRYGLLFSNAVRFVRGDFETWDEWEPAIRCMYSGRPIYDPERIEFRDLAGEPLDLHRSFETGDDPEEMSNFLRQTGFLVVRRAYDPELIATLGSELDRVIAESTEGNLYSWWATDAEGDRFPYRLTYLSEQSEMIAGLYDHPRTRQLVALSKEDVVPVPDRIEGILAVVKKEGLEADASGYANLEYHSDCGFGACHTTCPCVLVGIQVDAAGPASSQLHMMAGSWGKAYHNVPSQITPDRYPLVPIVAEPGDATVHFGCGLHAGPPPTGSDRRRTLYVQHYSPGASRLIGRHQGYNQIMPGYGVGDIPNIDEMRERVE from the coding sequence ATGGCGGCATCCGAAGAGATCGGACGGGATACGCAGTTCGGGACCTATCGCGGGGCGGGGCTTCCCTGGGTCGACTTCGATGCGTTCCATCAGGAAGAGCTCCCCAGGCGCCTCGAAGAGGGTGTGAACGAGCAGGTCGCCTGGGACGTGGCCGGTCGCGATCCGATCTCGATCGGATTGCCGGACGGTCGCTTCTACACCTACCGATGTCGTGAGGGGCGCATCCTCGTGGAGCCCGGGCAGGCGAAGGATGCCCGGACCATCCTCGAGATCGTCGATCACGAGTCCTGGCTCGACTATCTCTACGAGTTCCGAACCCGCTACGGCCTCCTCTTCAGCAACGCCGTGCGCTTCGTTCGCGGGGATTTCGAGACCTGGGACGAATGGGAGCCGGCGATCCGCTGCATGTACTCGGGTCGGCCGATCTACGATCCGGAGCGTATCGAGTTCCGTGATCTCGCGGGCGAGCCGCTCGATCTCCATCGGAGCTTCGAGACCGGCGACGACCCCGAAGAGATGTCGAACTTTCTTCGGCAGACCGGGTTCCTCGTCGTGCGGCGCGCCTACGACCCGGAGCTGATCGCGACGCTCGGGAGCGAGCTCGATCGGGTGATCGCCGAGTCGACCGAGGGAAACCTCTACTCCTGGTGGGCGACGGACGCCGAGGGTGACCGCTTCCCCTATCGACTGACGTATCTCTCCGAGCAGTCCGAGATGATCGCGGGCCTCTACGACCATCCCCGGACGCGTCAGCTCGTCGCCCTCTCGAAGGAGGACGTCGTGCCGGTCCCCGATCGGATCGAAGGGATCCTCGCGGTCGTGAAGAAGGAGGGCCTCGAGGCGGACGCCTCGGGTTACGCGAACCTCGAGTACCACTCGGACTGCGGCTTCGGCGCCTGCCACACGACGTGTCCCTGCGTCCTGGTCGGGATCCAGGTCGACGCCGCCGGCCCGGCGAGCTCCCAGCTCCACATGATGGCCGGGAGCTGGGGCAAGGCGTATCACAACGTCCCGTCGCAGATCACGCCCGACCGCTATCCCCTCGTCCCGATCGTGGCGGAGCCCGGAGACGCGACGGTCCACTTCGGCTGCGGGCTGCACGCCGGACCGCCGCCGACCGGTTCCGATCGTCGACGCACGCTCTACGTCCAGCACTACAGCCCGGGTGCGAGTCGGCTGATCGGTCGACACCAGGGCTACAACCAGATCATGCCGGGCTACGGCGTCGGCGACATTCCGAACATCGACGAGATGCGCGAGCGCGTCGAGTAG
- a CDS encoding MaoC family dehydratase, which translates to MEEIRFDDIEALQKHVSEEYGEFGEPIEVTQDMVNQFADVTGDHQWIHIDVERCKKESPFGGPIVHGFFTLSLMPKLSQTLPQSYKTTGVKNAVNYGSDKLRFLSPVPVGSKLHARSRLVSVEAGKKGVRIEQEAAIHVVGSERPAVLYNMITMLQG; encoded by the coding sequence ATGGAAGAGATTCGGTTCGACGACATCGAGGCCCTGCAGAAGCACGTAAGCGAGGAGTACGGCGAGTTCGGCGAGCCGATCGAGGTCACCCAGGACATGGTGAACCAGTTCGCGGACGTGACCGGGGACCACCAGTGGATCCACATCGACGTCGAGCGCTGCAAGAAGGAGAGCCCCTTCGGCGGGCCGATCGTCCACGGCTTCTTCACGCTCTCGCTCATGCCGAAGCTCTCCCAGACCCTCCCGCAGAGCTACAAGACGACCGGCGTGAAGAATGCGGTCAACTACGGCTCGGACAAGCTCCGCTTCCTCTCGCCGGTCCCCGTCGGCTCGAAGCTCCACGCGCGAAGCCGGCTCGTCTCCGTCGAAGCCGGCAAGAAGGGCGTGCGCATCGAACAGGAGGCGGCGATCCACGTCGTCGGCTCCGAGCGCCCGGCGGTCCTCTACAACATGATCACGATGCTCCAGGGATAG
- a CDS encoding MFS transporter, with protein MPSPPHPHFSGWRVCAYSALTQALAIGFTLGAVGLFAAPVGEEFGISATLFNVGVGGFTLVMNLSMPLIGRALDRGSIRNVMAVGAVVLAASLVGIAVATEVWQVAVCWIVGCALGMAMLGPVASSTAMANWFDRLRGRAIGIANVGAPAGPLVIVPIAALAFEPFGWRPVLLAFAAASLLVALPAARFGMIDRPGEVGQRPDGEDPPEAAGFAGSLADEGAWDAPSILRSRAFWMLALGAALFGGQGIVVGANSIPFLQHRGASVALSGAVPIAMGVGAITGPLVFGSLADRIHPRSLFIGLCGLVVVAFGALLLPLPLPALLGLLVVCGLVGGSMMPVYGAAIGRLFGVASFGQAMGLGALVAVPIGAGAPIAFGYAFDATGSYAAGLAGLMVAMTIAAGFFFGVPTGRAPRPEARGSS; from the coding sequence TTGCCGTCGCCTCCCCATCCGCACTTCTCCGGCTGGCGGGTCTGCGCGTATTCGGCGCTGACCCAGGCGCTCGCGATCGGCTTCACCCTGGGTGCGGTCGGTCTCTTCGCGGCGCCGGTCGGCGAGGAGTTCGGGATCTCGGCCACGCTCTTCAATGTCGGCGTCGGAGGGTTCACCCTCGTGATGAACCTGTCGATGCCGCTGATCGGGCGTGCCCTCGACCGCGGCTCGATTCGCAACGTGATGGCGGTCGGCGCCGTCGTGCTCGCGGCGAGCCTCGTCGGGATCGCGGTCGCGACCGAGGTCTGGCAGGTCGCGGTCTGCTGGATCGTCGGGTGCGCGCTCGGGATGGCGATGCTCGGACCGGTGGCCTCGTCGACGGCGATGGCGAACTGGTTCGATCGTCTGCGCGGACGCGCGATCGGGATCGCCAACGTCGGCGCGCCGGCGGGGCCGCTGGTGATCGTGCCGATCGCCGCACTCGCCTTCGAACCCTTCGGCTGGCGGCCGGTCCTGCTCGCCTTCGCAGCGGCGAGCTTGTTGGTCGCCCTGCCGGCGGCGCGCTTCGGCATGATCGATCGTCCCGGCGAGGTCGGGCAACGACCGGACGGCGAGGATCCGCCCGAGGCCGCCGGATTCGCGGGTTCCCTCGCGGACGAGGGCGCGTGGGACGCGCCCTCGATCCTGCGTTCGCGGGCGTTCTGGATGCTCGCGCTCGGGGCGGCGCTCTTCGGCGGCCAGGGGATCGTCGTCGGCGCGAACTCGATCCCCTTCCTCCAGCACCGCGGCGCGAGCGTGGCGCTCTCGGGCGCCGTGCCGATCGCGATGGGCGTCGGTGCGATCACCGGTCCGCTCGTCTTCGGGTCCCTGGCCGATCGGATCCATCCGCGGAGCCTCTTCATCGGACTCTGCGGCCTGGTCGTGGTCGCCTTCGGGGCGCTGCTGCTGCCCTTGCCGCTCCCGGCACTGCTCGGACTGCTCGTGGTGTGCGGGCTCGTCGGTGGCTCGATGATGCCGGTCTATGGCGCCGCGATCGGGCGTCTCTTCGGCGTGGCCTCGTTCGGGCAGGCGATGGGGCTCGGCGCGCTCGTTGCCGTCCCCATCGGCGCCGGCGCGCCGATTGCGTTCGGCTACGCCTTCGACGCCACGGGAAGCTACGCGGCGGGCCTCGCCGGGTTGATGGTGGCGATGACGATCGCGGCCGGCTTCTTCTTCGGCGTGCCGACCGGGCGGGCGCCGCGTCCCGAAGCGCGCGGATCGAGCTGA
- a CDS encoding amidohydrolase family protein, giving the protein MFDLKITGGTIVDGTGAPAYAGEVAIKDGRIAAVGASVPGDATQTIDASGRIVTPGFVDVHTHYDGQVTWDDLLDPSGGHGVTTVVMGNCGVGFAPVKPGQEEWLIQLMEGVEDIPGTALAEGITWQWESFPEYLDALESRQTAVDFGTQLAHGALRAYVMGERGAKNEPATPEDIAEMRRLTKEAIEAGALGVSTSRVLGHRAMDGEPVPGTFAAEDELFGLGLALKDAGAGVFELAPAGADGQDLVNAKKEVEWMKKLSAEIERPVTFAMLQVEAEPNLWREIMDESIQAAEDGAQLYPQIAARPFGLMIGLQTHHPFARRPTFRRIESECDSIEAVAAAMQDPANKAAILAEENLPADPNNLFDGMSDMIAMMLHRLYVIGDPPDYEPTPDRAVSAIAEAQGVEPIEAAYDAFAAGDGTNMLMMPIFNYVDGNHDVIREMITHPYCVSGLSDGGAHCGMICDASIPTFLLTHWARDRSRGDKIDLERVVQKQTKDTAELFGLTDRGTVEVGKKADLNVIDFDNLKLRSIKLVNDLPAGGRRLLQKAEGYDYTIVSGEITRRNGEDTGARPGRLVRGAR; this is encoded by the coding sequence ATGTTCGATCTCAAGATCACCGGCGGAACGATCGTCGACGGCACCGGCGCCCCCGCCTACGCGGGCGAGGTCGCCATCAAGGACGGCCGGATCGCCGCCGTGGGCGCGAGCGTGCCCGGCGACGCGACGCAGACCATCGACGCCTCCGGTCGGATCGTCACCCCGGGCTTCGTCGACGTGCACACCCACTACGACGGACAGGTCACCTGGGACGATCTGCTCGATCCCTCCGGTGGCCACGGCGTGACCACGGTCGTCATGGGCAACTGCGGCGTCGGCTTCGCGCCGGTCAAGCCGGGTCAGGAAGAGTGGCTGATCCAGCTGATGGAAGGCGTCGAGGACATCCCCGGCACGGCGCTCGCCGAGGGCATCACCTGGCAGTGGGAGAGCTTCCCCGAGTACCTAGACGCCCTCGAGAGCCGGCAGACCGCCGTCGACTTCGGAACGCAGCTCGCTCACGGCGCGCTCCGCGCCTACGTGATGGGCGAGCGCGGCGCGAAGAACGAGCCCGCGACGCCGGAGGACATCGCGGAGATGCGCCGGCTCACGAAGGAAGCGATCGAAGCGGGCGCCCTCGGTGTCTCGACGAGCCGCGTCCTGGGTCATCGCGCCATGGACGGTGAGCCCGTTCCCGGCACCTTCGCCGCCGAGGACGAGCTCTTCGGCCTGGGCCTCGCGCTCAAGGACGCCGGAGCCGGTGTGTTCGAGCTCGCTCCGGCGGGCGCGGACGGGCAGGATCTCGTCAACGCCAAGAAGGAAGTGGAGTGGATGAAGAAGCTGTCGGCCGAGATCGAACGGCCGGTGACCTTCGCGATGCTCCAGGTCGAGGCGGAGCCCAACCTCTGGCGCGAGATCATGGACGAGTCGATCCAGGCGGCGGAGGACGGCGCTCAGCTCTATCCGCAGATCGCGGCGCGGCCCTTCGGGCTGATGATCGGGCTCCAGACCCACCACCCCTTCGCGCGTCGCCCCACCTTCCGCCGCATCGAGTCGGAGTGCGACTCGATCGAAGCCGTCGCCGCGGCGATGCAGGACCCGGCGAACAAGGCGGCGATTCTCGCGGAGGAGAACCTTCCGGCCGATCCGAACAATCTCTTCGACGGGATGTCGGACATGATCGCGATGATGCTGCATCGCCTCTACGTGATCGGAGATCCGCCGGACTACGAGCCGACCCCGGACCGCGCGGTCTCGGCGATCGCCGAGGCGCAGGGCGTCGAGCCGATCGAAGCCGCGTACGACGCATTCGCGGCAGGGGACGGCACCAACATGCTGATGATGCCGATCTTCAACTACGTCGACGGCAATCACGACGTGATCCGCGAGATGATCACCCATCCCTACTGCGTGTCGGGGCTCTCCGACGGCGGTGCGCACTGCGGGATGATCTGTGACGCGTCGATCCCGACCTTCCTGCTGACGCACTGGGCGAGGGATCGGAGCCGCGGCGACAAGATCGATCTCGAGCGGGTGGTGCAGAAGCAGACGAAGGATACGGCCGAGCTCTTCGGGCTGACGGATCGCGGCACCGTCGAGGTGGGCAAGAAGGCCGATCTGAACGTGATCGACTTCGACAACCTGAAGCTGCGCTCGATCAAGCTCGTGAACGATCTGCCGGCGGGCGGTCGACGTCTGCTCCAGAAGGCCGAGGGCTACGACTACACGATCGTGTCCGGCGAGATCACGCGACGAAACGGCGAGGACACGGGCGCGCGCCCGGGTCGGCTCGTCCGCGGAGCGCGCTAG
- a CDS encoding amidohydrolase, with protein sequence MKRYLAISSDGHAGPQPQHYRPYVDAKYRDLFDEALKVQIKQTQEAEKMFLIADINEKWREGHEYELTGAWDHDARIKVCDDDGVAAEVLFPDGITEMNSPPFGAGLGLPTKDVDPELQWAGARAHNRWTAEFCQMAPERRCGVAVVPLMWDVDEAIKEAKWAREQDMRSVMIPVMWNDHPPYNDPCYDPFWAVCEDLGLVVNYHSGPAPQEEYFGIWPPKPGDEMRRGGMGCYLSEVLWFVARPLTFLIWGGVFEKFPKLKVSTTEGMADWVPHQLGIWDWHYEHSAQEQKLGDYVSHLSMKPSEYFRRNVRVGSMVTRKEALDRENIGIKSFMWGTDYPHPEGTWPSTEEKIDTAFEGLPEDDIANILGINAAEWYDFDVEKLAPIVDRIGPTADRF encoded by the coding sequence ATGAAGCGCTACCTCGCGATCTCCTCCGACGGTCACGCCGGGCCGCAGCCCCAGCACTACCGCCCCTACGTCGACGCGAAGTACCGCGACCTCTTCGACGAGGCCCTGAAGGTCCAGATCAAGCAGACGCAGGAAGCCGAGAAGATGTTCCTGATCGCGGACATCAACGAGAAGTGGCGAGAGGGCCACGAGTACGAGCTGACCGGGGCCTGGGATCACGACGCGCGGATCAAGGTCTGCGACGACGACGGCGTCGCGGCCGAGGTGCTCTTCCCCGACGGCATCACCGAGATGAACTCGCCGCCCTTCGGCGCCGGCCTCGGACTGCCCACCAAGGACGTCGACCCGGAGCTCCAGTGGGCCGGCGCGCGGGCGCACAACCGATGGACCGCGGAGTTCTGTCAGATGGCGCCGGAGCGGCGCTGCGGCGTCGCGGTCGTCCCGCTCATGTGGGACGTCGACGAGGCGATCAAGGAAGCGAAGTGGGCGCGGGAGCAGGACATGCGCTCGGTGATGATCCCCGTCATGTGGAACGATCATCCGCCCTACAACGATCCCTGCTACGACCCGTTCTGGGCCGTCTGCGAGGATCTCGGGCTGGTCGTGAACTACCACTCCGGGCCCGCGCCGCAGGAAGAGTATTTCGGGATCTGGCCCCCGAAGCCCGGCGACGAGATGCGTCGCGGCGGCATGGGCTGTTATCTCTCCGAGGTGCTCTGGTTCGTCGCGCGCCCACTCACGTTCCTGATCTGGGGCGGCGTCTTCGAGAAGTTCCCCAAGCTCAAGGTCTCGACGACCGAAGGGATGGCCGACTGGGTTCCGCATCAGCTCGGGATCTGGGACTGGCACTACGAGCACTCCGCCCAGGAGCAGAAGCTCGGGGATTACGTGAGCCACCTCTCGATGAAGCCGTCGGAGTATTTCCGCCGGAACGTGCGCGTGGGCTCGATGGTCACGCGCAAGGAAGCGCTCGATCGAGAGAACATCGGGATCAAGAGCTTCATGTGGGGTACCGACTATCCCCACCCGGAAGGAACCTGGCCCTCGACCGAGGAGAAGATCGATACCGCCTTCGAGGGGCTGCCCGAGGACGACATCGCGAACATTCTCGGGATCAACGCCGCCGAGTGGTACGACTTCGACGTAGAGAAGCTGGCGCCGATCGTGGACCGGATCGGACCGACGGCGGATCGGTTCTAG